GCCGCGGATCATCTTGACGACTTCGTCGAGGCGCGTACCGACCACTTCCTTTATCGGACCGCGCTCGCCCTGGCCCACGCCGGTGATGCGATCGCCGACAGCCAGCTTGCCGGACAATTGTGCAGGACCGCCGGCCATCAGCTCGCGAATGGTCGTGTAGTCTTCCCGCTCCTGCAGGACCGCGCCGATGCCAACCAGCGAAAGCTTCATCGAGATATCGAATTCGGCGGATGCCGTCGCTCCGAAATAATCCGTATGCGGTTCGATCGACGTGGTGT
This genomic stretch from Phosphitispora fastidiosa harbors:
- a CDS encoding PDZ domain-containing protein, producing the protein TTSIEPHTDYFGATASAEFDISMKLSLVGIGAVLQEREDYTTIRELMAGGPAQLSGKLAVGDRITGVGQGERGPIKEVVGTRLDEVVKMIRG